The Kitasatospora setae KM-6054 genome contains a region encoding:
- a CDS encoding TetR/AcrR family transcriptional regulator, with the protein MTQDQGSTKQRLLSAAREEFAAHGIAGARVDRIAELAGVNKERIYGYFGSKQKLFDQVVAAALDELAEAVPLRPGDDPGDYVGRVYDFHRANPVLLRLSLWEALHYRDDALPNEAHRATHYERKVAALAETFGAEVSPRIAACLLSLTALAAWPHAVPQMTRMMLGPDHGTDLRAQVVEFARRAVG; encoded by the coding sequence ATGACCCAGGACCAGGGCTCCACCAAGCAACGGCTCCTCTCCGCCGCCCGGGAGGAGTTCGCCGCCCACGGCATCGCGGGCGCCCGGGTGGACCGGATCGCCGAGCTGGCCGGCGTGAACAAGGAGCGCATCTACGGCTACTTCGGCAGCAAGCAGAAGCTCTTCGACCAGGTCGTCGCCGCGGCCCTGGACGAACTCGCCGAAGCCGTCCCGCTGCGCCCCGGCGACGACCCCGGCGACTACGTCGGCCGGGTCTACGACTTCCACCGGGCCAACCCCGTCCTGCTCCGCCTCTCGCTCTGGGAGGCCCTGCACTACCGGGACGACGCCCTGCCCAACGAGGCACACCGGGCCACCCACTACGAGCGGAAGGTCGCCGCGCTCGCCGAGACCTTCGGCGCCGAGGTCTCGCCGCGGATCGCCGCCTGCCTGCTGAGCCTGACCGCGCTGGCCGCCTGGCCGCACGCGGTGCCGCAGATGACCCGGATGATGCTCGGCCCCGACCACGGGACCGACCTGCGCGCCCAGGTGGTGGAGTTCGCCCGCCGGGCGGTCGGCTGA
- the crcB gene encoding fluoride efflux transporter CrcB, with product MNWLLVAVGAAVGAPLRYLTDRAVQYRTGFAFPWGTLTVNAGGCALLGLLTAVAPPDVRLLLGTGLCGALTTYSTFSFETLKLAENGARGAALGNVALSLGAGLAAVYAGAGIGHAIWG from the coding sequence GTGAACTGGCTGCTGGTGGCGGTGGGGGCGGCGGTCGGCGCCCCGCTGCGGTACCTGACGGACCGGGCGGTGCAGTACCGGACCGGCTTCGCCTTCCCGTGGGGCACGCTGACCGTCAACGCGGGCGGCTGCGCGCTGCTCGGCCTGCTGACCGCCGTCGCCCCGCCGGACGTCCGGCTGCTGCTCGGCACCGGCCTGTGCGGGGCGCTCACCACGTACTCGACGTTCTCGTTCGAGACGCTGAAGCTGGCCGAGAACGGCGCTCGCGGCGCCGCGCTGGGGAACGTCGCGCTGTCGCTGGGGGCCGGGCTGGCGGCGGTGTACGCGGGGGCGGGCATCGGACACGCGATCTGGGGGTGA
- a CDS encoding VOC family protein produces MKINRSAVSLNVEDVAASAAFLSEHLGFREEMSADGFVSLGHPDAGMNVVLLRRGLEALPAGFRDQVAAGLILAFTVDDAAGTEARLKEAGVEITMPLLDEPWGERLFQVTDPNGVIVQFVEWRTPAEA; encoded by the coding sequence TTGAAGATCAACCGCTCCGCCGTGTCCCTGAACGTCGAGGACGTCGCGGCCTCCGCCGCGTTCCTCTCCGAGCACCTCGGCTTCCGCGAGGAGATGTCCGCCGACGGCTTCGTCTCGCTCGGCCACCCGGACGCCGGGATGAACGTGGTGCTGCTGCGCCGGGGCCTGGAGGCGCTGCCGGCGGGCTTCCGCGACCAGGTCGCCGCCGGGCTGATCCTGGCCTTCACCGTGGACGACGCGGCCGGCACCGAGGCCCGGCTCAAGGAGGCCGGCGTGGAGATCACCATGCCGCTGCTCGACGAGCCGTGGGGCGAGCGCCTGTTCCAGGTCACCGACCCGAACGGCGTGATCGTGCAGTTCGTCGAGTGGCGGACCCCGGCCGAGGCGTGA
- a CDS encoding metallopeptidase family protein translates to MTRDEFEALVSDALDQIPPRLAAMMDNVAVFVEDEPDPATPDLLGLYEGIPLTERGEWYAGVLPDRIMVYMGPTLRHCATRAEAVDEVRTTVIHEVAHHFGFDDDELHELGWS, encoded by the coding sequence ATGACCCGGGACGAGTTCGAGGCACTGGTGTCCGACGCACTGGACCAGATTCCCCCCAGACTGGCCGCGATGATGGACAACGTCGCGGTCTTCGTCGAGGACGAACCCGACCCCGCCACCCCCGACCTGCTCGGCCTCTACGAGGGCATCCCGCTCACCGAGCGCGGCGAGTGGTACGCCGGTGTCCTCCCTGACCGGATCATGGTCTACATGGGCCCCACCCTCCGCCACTGCGCGACCCGCGCCGAGGCCGTCGACGAGGTCCGCACCACCGTCATCCACGAGGTCGCCCACCACTTCGGCTTCGACGACGACGAACTCCACGAACTCGGCTGGTCCTGA
- a CDS encoding fluoride efflux transporter FluC, translating into MRTREPVLRGQGRVVAAVAAGGVFGACARYGLGLWWPTARDGFPWTTLLVNAVGCAAIGVVLVVLTEGPRVPHPLLRPFLATGVLGGFTTFSTYAVDAQQLFDHGLPGRAVLYLGGTLLAALGAVWAASGATRAVLSARAGRGAGA; encoded by the coding sequence ATGAGGACGAGGGAGCCGGTGCTGCGCGGGCAGGGCCGGGTGGTGGCGGCGGTGGCCGCGGGCGGGGTGTTCGGGGCGTGCGCGCGGTACGGGCTGGGGCTGTGGTGGCCGACCGCGCGGGACGGGTTCCCGTGGACGACGCTGCTGGTGAACGCGGTGGGGTGCGCGGCGATCGGGGTGGTGCTGGTGGTGCTGACGGAGGGGCCGCGGGTGCCGCATCCGCTGCTGCGGCCGTTCCTGGCGACCGGGGTGCTGGGCGGGTTCACCACCTTCTCGACGTACGCCGTGGACGCCCAGCAGCTGTTCGACCACGGGCTGCCCGGCCGGGCGGTGCTCTACCTGGGCGGGACGCTGCTGGCCGCGCTGGGCGCGGTGTGGGCGGCGTCGGGCGCGACCCGGGCGGTGCTGTCGGCGCGGGCCGGACGGGGGGCCGGGGCGTGA
- a CDS encoding Uma2 family endonuclease: MNPEHFALLDEARRSLPDGFKVEISGDTIVMMVSPSGIHQRNLLLVRRQFDRYAPADLLPSENTDLVSPNVGKSRNPDLTYLPSEALETSANQVPSELAAVAVELVSPSNPENDWVGKVRDYPLMGIPLYLLVDARQKTVTLFSRPDGTRYHRREDVEFGETLRVPEPFDFDLVTSDLLPY, from the coding sequence ATGAACCCGGAGCACTTCGCACTCCTCGATGAAGCCCGACGGAGCCTGCCCGACGGGTTCAAGGTGGAGATCTCGGGCGACACCATCGTCATGATGGTCAGCCCCTCGGGCATCCACCAGCGGAACCTGCTGCTGGTCCGCCGCCAGTTCGACCGGTACGCCCCGGCCGATCTGCTGCCGAGCGAGAACACCGACCTGGTGTCGCCCAACGTCGGCAAGAGCCGCAACCCGGACCTGACGTACCTGCCGAGCGAGGCACTGGAAACGTCCGCCAACCAGGTCCCGTCCGAGCTCGCCGCCGTCGCCGTCGAACTCGTCTCCCCCTCGAACCCGGAGAACGACTGGGTGGGGAAGGTCCGCGACTACCCGCTGATGGGCATCCCGCTGTACCTGCTGGTCGACGCCAGGCAGAAGACCGTCACCCTGTTCAGTCGGCCCGACGGTACGAGGTACCACCGCCGTGAGGACGTCGAGTTCGGCGAGACGCTGCGCGTCCCCGAGCCGTTCGACTTCGACCTGGTCACGAGCGACCTGCTGCCGTACTGA
- a CDS encoding TetR/AcrR family transcriptional regulator: MASNRSSAGDPAQTLALLWGVPTAAPRGRRGPRQAHSPAEIAATATRIADAEGLDAVTMRRVAQELGLSAMALYTYVPGKAELLDLMLDTLYAAMPRSTPADQGWRARATAVADDNRALHAAHPWTATVPTTRPPLGPGLMAKYEYELRALEGTGLDDVRLDAALTHLLGFVHTCARMAADERAAQQDSAMSDTQWWEANADLLARVLDPARYPVATRVGTAAGQSQGGAYNAAHAYEFGLPRILDGLAALIDQPPAR; the protein is encoded by the coding sequence ATGGCCAGCAACCGGAGCAGCGCCGGAGACCCCGCGCAGACCCTCGCCCTGCTCTGGGGCGTCCCCACCGCCGCGCCCCGCGGCCGCCGCGGACCGCGCCAAGCCCACTCACCCGCCGAGATCGCCGCCACCGCGACCCGGATCGCCGACGCCGAAGGACTCGACGCCGTCACCATGCGCCGGGTCGCCCAAGAACTCGGCCTCTCCGCGATGGCGCTCTACACCTACGTCCCGGGCAAGGCCGAACTCCTCGACCTGATGCTCGACACCCTCTACGCCGCGATGCCCCGCAGCACCCCCGCCGACCAGGGCTGGCGCGCCCGCGCCACCGCCGTCGCCGACGACAACCGCGCCCTGCACGCCGCCCACCCCTGGACCGCCACCGTCCCCACCACCCGCCCCCCGCTCGGCCCCGGCCTGATGGCCAAGTACGAGTACGAGCTGCGCGCCCTCGAAGGCACCGGCCTCGACGACGTCCGCCTCGACGCCGCCCTCACCCACCTGCTCGGCTTCGTCCACACCTGCGCCCGGATGGCCGCCGACGAACGCGCCGCCCAACAGGACAGCGCCATGAGCGACACCCAGTGGTGGGAAGCCAACGCCGACCTCCTCGCCCGCGTCCTCGACCCCGCCCGCTACCCCGTCGCCACCCGCGTCGGCACCGCCGCCGGCCAGTCCCAGGGCGGCGCCTACAACGCCGCCCACGCCTACGAGTTCGGCCTCCCCCGCATCCTCGACGGCCTCGCCGCCCTGATCGACCAGCCCCCGGCCCGCTAG